The following are encoded in a window of Lacinutrix sp. WUR7 genomic DNA:
- the priA gene encoding primosomal protein N' — protein MNHFIDVILPVPLEKLFTYSITEAEASFLQVGMRVAVPFGKTKMYTALVHSIHNNKPLVYEAKEIHQILDETPVITLQQLTFWQWISKYYMCTLGDVMRAALPSAFLLESETIISKNNDKIIADEDLKDDEFLVYEALQHQSSLKIQDLISILDKKNVLPVIKRLLEKEAIHLQEEIYEKYKPKYVRYVKLHTAYASEAALQDILEELNRAPKQKQVIMTLFMLSSKTKKPIKVAELTEVSGASSAIIKTLVDKGILEEYHIQTDRINYSGDENEASKELNEHQIVALEEVKTAFEKHSVTLLHGVTSSGKTEIYVKLMEEALAKGEQVLYLLPEIALTTQLVSRLQNYFGEQVAVFHSKYSIHERVEVYQNLLNNSAKARIILGARSSIFLPFSNLGLIIVDEEHEQSFKQFDPAPRYHARDAAVVLANIFKAKTLLGSATPSLESSFNAQQDKYGFVELTTRYNNVLMPEIELVDIKDKHKRKKMKGHFSDRLIEEMTETLNDGQQIILFQNRRGYSPIVECNTCGNAPQCPNCDVSLTYHQYRNQLRCHYCGYNSAMLQKCMACGSPSLDSKGFGTEQIEVEVKELFPDYKVGRMDLDTTRGKYGYEKIITSFEQQEVDILVGTQMLTKGLDFRNVRLVGIMNADNMLNFPDFRAHERSFQLMLQVSGRAGRTEKRGKVLIQTYNPYHKILQQVSTNDYAGMYKEQMDERYNFKYPPIYRQIKIVLKHKDYNRVNMAADWYAKSLRQVFGDFVLGPEFPPVSRIRNQFHKNILVKIPSKQSLAKTKEAILKIDTSFNAVKDFRSVRVILNVDNY, from the coding sequence ATGAATCATTTCATAGACGTCATTCTTCCCGTTCCTCTAGAAAAACTATTTACCTATAGTATTACAGAGGCAGAAGCATCTTTTCTACAAGTAGGAATGCGTGTGGCTGTTCCTTTTGGTAAAACAAAAATGTATACCGCGCTTGTACACAGTATTCATAACAACAAACCGTTGGTGTATGAAGCTAAAGAGATTCATCAAATTCTAGATGAGACACCGGTAATTACCCTGCAACAACTTACTTTTTGGCAATGGATTTCTAAATACTACATGTGTACTTTAGGAGATGTCATGCGAGCAGCTTTACCAAGTGCATTTCTATTAGAAAGTGAAACGATTATTAGTAAGAATAACGATAAGATTATTGCAGACGAAGACTTAAAAGATGATGAATTCTTGGTTTACGAAGCATTACAGCATCAGTCGTCCTTAAAGATTCAAGACCTAATATCAATTTTAGATAAAAAGAATGTACTTCCAGTAATTAAAAGGCTTTTAGAGAAAGAAGCGATTCATTTACAAGAAGAGATTTACGAAAAATATAAACCTAAATATGTTAGATACGTAAAGTTGCATACTGCATATGCTTCGGAAGCTGCGCTTCAAGATATATTAGAAGAATTAAATAGAGCGCCAAAGCAAAAACAAGTGATCATGACTTTGTTTATGTTATCGTCAAAAACAAAGAAACCGATAAAGGTTGCCGAATTAACCGAAGTTAGTGGTGCTTCTTCGGCAATTATAAAAACATTAGTAGATAAAGGTATTCTAGAAGAATATCACATTCAAACCGATAGAATTAATTATTCTGGAGACGAAAATGAAGCTTCCAAAGAACTAAATGAACATCAAATTGTAGCTTTAGAAGAAGTGAAAACGGCTTTTGAAAAACATAGTGTTACCTTATTACATGGGGTGACCTCTTCTGGGAAAACCGAAATATATGTCAAGCTTATGGAAGAAGCTTTAGCAAAAGGCGAACAGGTTTTGTACTTGCTTCCGGAGATTGCACTAACTACTCAATTAGTTTCTAGGCTTCAGAATTACTTCGGAGAACAAGTTGCGGTGTTTCATTCTAAATATTCTATTCATGAACGCGTAGAAGTTTATCAAAATTTACTGAACAATTCCGCGAAAGCGCGAATCATATTAGGAGCACGTTCTTCTATATTTTTACCATTCAGCAATCTTGGGCTAATTATAGTAGACGAAGAGCACGAGCAATCTTTTAAACAGTTTGATCCTGCGCCACGATATCACGCAAGAGATGCAGCGGTTGTTTTAGCAAATATTTTTAAAGCAAAAACCTTATTAGGTTCTGCAACGCCAAGTTTAGAAAGTTCTTTTAATGCCCAACAAGATAAGTATGGTTTTGTAGAATTAACTACGCGATATAACAATGTCTTGATGCCAGAAATTGAATTGGTAGATATTAAAGACAAGCATAAGCGTAAAAAAATGAAAGGTCATTTTAGTGATCGGTTAATTGAAGAAATGACCGAAACATTAAATGACGGACAACAAATTATACTGTTTCAAAACCGAAGAGGCTATTCGCCAATTGTAGAATGTAATACGTGTGGTAATGCGCCGCAATGTCCTAATTGTGATGTGAGTTTAACCTATCATCAATATCGAAATCAGTTGCGTTGTCATTATTGCGGTTATAATTCGGCAATGCTTCAAAAATGCATGGCTTGTGGGAGTCCGTCTTTAGATAGTAAAGGTTTTGGAACAGAACAGATAGAAGTAGAGGTGAAGGAGCTGTTTCCAGATTACAAAGTAGGTAGAATGGATTTAGATACCACGCGTGGTAAATATGGTTACGAAAAGATTATTACTTCTTTTGAACAACAGGAAGTCGATATTTTAGTCGGTACACAAATGCTAACCAAAGGATTAGATTTTAGAAACGTGCGACTTGTAGGGATTATGAATGCTGATAATATGCTGAATTTTCCAGATTTTAGAGCCCATGAACGTAGTTTTCAATTGATGCTTCAGGTTTCTGGTAGGGCAGGACGTACCGAAAAAAGAGGAAAAGTATTAATACAAACCTATAATCCGTATCATAAAATTCTACAACAAGTGTCTACCAATGATTATGCTGGTATGTACAAAGAGCAAATGGACGAAAGGTATAATTTTAAATATCCTCCTATATATAGACAAATAAAGATTGTATTAAAGCATAAAGATTATAATCGCGTAAATATGGCGGCAGATTGGTATGCTAAATCTTTACGACAAGTATTTGGTGATTTTGTTCTCGGACCAGAATTTCCTCCAGTTTCTAGAATACGAAATCAATTTCATAAAAACATTTTGGTTAAGATACCAAGCAAGCAATCTTTGGCAAAAACCAAAGAAGCTATATTAAAAATAGATACTAGTTTTAATGCGGTAAAAGATTTTAGATCGGTTCGTGTTATCTTAAATGTTGATAATTACTAA
- a CDS encoding LytTR family DNA-binding domain-containing protein, with protein MTLNCVVVDDSAIQRLSIVKLIENHSSLNLIAEYSSALETKNGLNTHKVDLIFLDIEMPVLNGFELLDVLNNKPQIIFVTGKTEYAFKAFNYDATDYLQKPITKERFSTAVDKALEQHKLKLDFNEAEGEHIFVKSNLKKRKVYIKDIKWIEALGDYVKLVTEETSLVVLSTMKAFEHELPEGKFLRIHKSYIVNLDKVDRFNSKNVEVGAYEIPLSRNKKTQLVEALNNN; from the coding sequence ATGACTTTAAACTGTGTAGTAGTTGATGATTCAGCAATACAACGTCTGTCTATTGTAAAGTTAATAGAAAATCACTCTTCTCTTAATTTAATAGCAGAATATAGCAGTGCTCTTGAAACTAAAAATGGATTAAATACACACAAAGTAGATTTAATTTTCTTAGATATAGAAATGCCTGTATTAAATGGATTTGAATTATTGGATGTATTAAATAATAAACCACAGATTATTTTTGTGACTGGTAAAACAGAGTATGCTTTTAAAGCATTTAATTATGATGCAACAGATTATTTGCAAAAACCAATCACAAAAGAAAGATTTAGTACTGCTGTAGATAAAGCCCTAGAGCAACATAAATTAAAATTAGACTTTAACGAAGCAGAAGGTGAACACATTTTTGTGAAAAGTAACCTTAAAAAACGTAAAGTATATATTAAAGACATTAAATGGATTGAAGCTCTTGGTGACTACGTAAAATTAGTAACTGAAGAAACTAGTCTGGTTGTACTTTCTACTATGAAAGCTTTTGAACATGAATTACCAGAAGGTAAGTTTTTAAGAATTCATAAATCATATATCGTAAACCTAGATAAGGTAGATAGATTTAATAGTAAGAATGTAGAAGTTGGCGCTTATGAAATTCCATTAAGTAGAAACAAGAAAACCCAACTTGTAGAAGCTTTAAATAATAATTAG
- the rpsF gene encoding 30S ribosomal protein S6: MNHYETVFILNPVLSDTQIKETVKKYEDFLVSKGAKMVSKEDWGLKKLAYPIQNKKSGFYHLFEYTVDGDVINPLEVEFRRDERFMRYLTVSLDKHAISWAERRRVKLKQKA, translated from the coding sequence ATGAATCATTATGAAACTGTTTTCATCTTAAATCCCGTTTTATCTGATACACAGATAAAGGAGACAGTAAAGAAATACGAAGATTTTCTTGTTTCTAAAGGAGCAAAGATGGTATCCAAAGAAGATTGGGGCTTAAAGAAATTAGCTTACCCAATTCAAAACAAAAAAAGTGGATTTTACCACTTATTCGAGTACACTGTAGATGGTGACGTTATTAACCCTTTAGAAGTAGAGTTTAGACGTGATGAGCGTTTTATGCGTTACTTAACTGTATCTTTAGACAAGCACGCGATTTCGTGGGCAGAAAGAAGAAGAGTTAAACTAAAACAAAAAGCATAA
- the rpsR gene encoding 30S ribosomal protein S18 produces the protein MASTIEQQSKGKKDGEIRYLTPLNIETNKNKKYCRFQKSGIKYVDYKNPDWLLGFVNEQGKILPRRLTGTSLKYQRKVSVAVKRARHLALMPYVADLLK, from the coding sequence ATGGCAAGTACTATAGAACAACAATCTAAAGGAAAAAAAGACGGAGAAATTAGATATTTAACTCCTCTTAATATAGAAACGAACAAGAATAAAAAGTACTGTCGTTTTCAAAAATCTGGAATCAAATATGTTGATTACAAAAATCCAGACTGGTTATTAGGTTTTGTAAACGAGCAAGGTAAAATTTTACCAAGACGTTTAACAGGAACTTCATTAAAATACCAAAGAAAAGTGTCTGTTGCAGTAAAAAGAGCACGTCACTTAGCATTAATGCCTTATGTGGCAGATTTATTAAAATAA
- the rplI gene encoding 50S ribosomal protein L9 translates to MELILKQDVENLGFKDDIVTVKNGYGRNFLIPTGHAVIATSSAKKVLAENIKQRAYKEKKIIDDANKVADALKALEIKIAAKVGTGDKLFGSINNINVAEALAKEGQSIDKKFITVTTVKRLGKYDATIRLHREVSIDLSFEVIAQA, encoded by the coding sequence ATGGAACTTATATTAAAACAAGACGTTGAGAATTTAGGATTTAAAGACGATATTGTAACAGTAAAGAACGGTTATGGTAGAAACTTTTTAATTCCTACAGGTCACGCTGTTATCGCTACTTCTTCTGCAAAGAAAGTTTTAGCTGAAAACATTAAGCAAAGAGCTTATAAAGAAAAGAAAATAATTGACGATGCTAACAAAGTTGCAGATGCACTTAAAGCATTAGAAATTAAAATAGCTGCTAAAGTTGGTACTGGAGACAAATTATTTGGATCTATTAACAACATTAATGTAGCAGAAGCATTAGCTAAAGAAGGACAATCTATTGATAAAAAATTCATTACTGTTACTACAGTAAAACGTTTAGGTAAGTACGATGCTACTATACGTTTACACAGAGAGGTAAGTATTGATTTATCTTTTGAAGTAATTGCTCAAGCTTAA
- a CDS encoding TonB-dependent receptor domain-containing protein, giving the protein MKKLSLTITLLLVTVWSFAQVTTSNIKGLILEDTGQTLFGANVIAVHQPTGTKYGAITNLDGRYNLLNLRVGGPYQVTITYIGFKDQIFNDVYLTLGKTTNIDAVMATDTESLDEVIITTSTSGTFSSDRTGAETSVGRRELTSLPTISRSAADFTRLEPSASGNSFGGRNDQFNNFTLDGAVFNNPFGLDAATPGGQTDSQPISLDAIDQIQVSLAPYDVTLSGFTGAAVNAVTKSGTNEFHGTVYGFTRNEDMTGGKIKGEDVIQADLEQQQYGISIGGPIVKNKLFFFANFEKDERSDLGTAGYAPNTGSGAINETRVLESDLLIVQNALLDIGYNPGKYQGFNYNSNSTKGIVKFDWNINDNNRLAVIYNFLNASKEKPAHPSALGFRGPSTNTLQFENAGYEINNKIKSVQVELNSTLPNDMTNKLQFGYTHFDDFRDPLSTPAPTVTITKDGSNYIIAGHEPFSIHNKLDQKVLQFSNNLNIVRGDHTYTVGFSFEKFEFDNSFNLGAYGAQGVFFPTTTMDDFQNFADSGQLQALFNQANNAYNSLESNGDGVAGGWTLAETNVGQAAFYVQDEWNVTDNFKLTYGVRFDKPLFFDTATKAQEVIDRACCYAPDIPYLNPNTGETVFLDNTKMPTNKVLISPRVGFNYDVKGDNSFQVRGGTGVFTGRLPFVWLGNQIANPEVFYYQVVDPEFKFPQVWRTNIGTDYRFENGIVATGDISYTKDIHGAHVQNWGLRDPSGNLNAPGDTRPIYTSGDLINNAYVFTNSDKGRIWNFTAKGQKTFDNGLYTSLAYNYLNAKDVNSIEAEITGDAFAFNPVVGNANDDVLSYSKYGDTHRFIGVASKKFSYGKDKWSTTISTFFEYAQGGRFNYTYGGDLNGDGSNLNDLLYVPTSSELQQMQFSGAGQAEAYEAFIQQDDYLSDRRGDYVERYGALAPWRGRWDLKLLQDYKFKVAGEKTNTIQLSVDVLNVGNLISSDWGLVQQPTSVQPIGVDVDASGVPTYTFTGVQETFSYDSSLLSRWQAQFGVRYIF; this is encoded by the coding sequence ATGAAAAAACTAAGTTTAACAATTACTTTATTGTTAGTTACAGTATGGAGTTTTGCTCAAGTTACTACATCTAACATTAAAGGTCTCATTTTAGAAGACACAGGCCAAACATTATTTGGTGCAAATGTTATTGCTGTACATCAGCCAACTGGAACAAAGTACGGAGCGATAACAAATTTAGATGGACGTTACAATTTGCTAAACCTTCGAGTAGGTGGACCATATCAAGTAACCATAACCTATATAGGTTTTAAAGATCAAATATTTAATGATGTTTACTTAACCTTAGGAAAAACAACAAATATTGATGCCGTAATGGCTACAGATACCGAATCATTAGATGAGGTTATTATTACTACATCCACGTCAGGAACTTTTAGTAGCGATAGAACGGGCGCAGAAACTAGTGTTGGAAGACGTGAATTAACATCGCTGCCAACAATTTCAAGATCTGCAGCCGATTTTACAAGATTAGAGCCTTCGGCTTCTGGTAATTCTTTTGGTGGTAGAAATGACCAATTCAATAATTTCACTTTAGATGGTGCCGTTTTTAATAATCCATTCGGATTAGATGCTGCAACGCCTGGCGGACAAACAGATTCGCAACCAATATCTTTAGATGCTATCGATCAAATTCAGGTGTCATTAGCACCTTATGACGTTACTTTGTCCGGATTTACCGGTGCTGCAGTGAATGCTGTAACTAAAAGTGGAACGAATGAATTTCATGGAACGGTTTACGGTTTTACTAGAAACGAAGACATGACCGGTGGGAAAATTAAAGGAGAAGATGTTATTCAAGCAGATTTAGAACAACAACAATATGGTATAAGTATTGGTGGACCAATTGTTAAAAACAAATTATTCTTCTTCGCTAATTTTGAAAAAGATGAACGTTCCGATTTAGGTACTGCTGGTTATGCGCCTAATACAGGAAGTGGCGCTATTAATGAAACTCGTGTTTTAGAGTCGGATTTATTAATCGTTCAAAATGCCTTATTAGACATCGGATATAATCCAGGTAAATATCAAGGTTTCAATTACAATTCGAACTCTACAAAAGGAATTGTAAAATTCGATTGGAATATTAATGATAATAACCGTTTAGCAGTTATTTATAATTTCTTAAACGCATCTAAAGAAAAACCTGCACATCCATCTGCATTAGGCTTTAGAGGTCCGAGTACAAATACATTACAATTTGAAAATGCAGGTTATGAAATTAATAATAAAATAAAATCGGTACAGGTAGAATTAAATTCTACGTTGCCAAATGATATGACTAATAAATTACAATTTGGTTATACGCATTTTGATGATTTTAGAGATCCGCTTTCCACTCCAGCACCAACGGTAACGATTACTAAAGATGGTTCTAACTACATTATTGCTGGACATGAACCTTTTTCTATTCACAATAAACTAGACCAAAAAGTATTACAGTTTTCTAATAATTTAAATATTGTAAGAGGAGATCATACGTATACGGTTGGTTTTTCTTTTGAAAAATTTGAGTTTGATAATTCCTTTAACTTAGGTGCTTATGGTGCACAAGGGGTTTTCTTTCCAACGACAACCATGGATGACTTTCAAAACTTTGCAGATTCCGGACAATTACAAGCATTATTTAACCAAGCAAACAATGCATATAACAGCTTAGAGTCTAATGGTGATGGTGTTGCTGGAGGATGGACTTTAGCAGAAACAAATGTTGGTCAAGCAGCATTTTATGTGCAAGACGAATGGAATGTAACCGACAACTTTAAATTAACCTATGGGGTACGATTTGATAAACCATTATTTTTCGACACCGCAACCAAAGCACAAGAAGTAATTGATAGAGCGTGTTGTTATGCGCCAGACATTCCGTATTTAAATCCGAATACTGGAGAAACCGTATTTTTAGATAACACTAAAATGCCAACCAATAAAGTATTAATCTCGCCTAGAGTAGGATTTAATTATGATGTTAAAGGCGATAATAGCTTTCAAGTACGTGGTGGAACAGGAGTGTTTACAGGTAGATTACCATTTGTTTGGCTAGGGAACCAAATTGCAAATCCAGAAGTATTCTATTACCAAGTAGTAGATCCAGAATTTAAATTCCCACAAGTATGGAGAACAAATATTGGAACCGATTACAGATTCGAAAATGGTATTGTAGCAACAGGAGATATTTCGTATACTAAAGATATTCATGGTGCACATGTACAAAACTGGGGACTTCGTGATCCTTCCGGAAACTTAAATGCACCAGGAGATACCAGGCCAATCTATACTTCTGGAGATCTTATTAATAATGCGTACGTGTTTACAAATTCAGACAAAGGGCGTATCTGGAATTTCACAGCCAAAGGACAAAAAACATTCGATAATGGTTTATATACTAGTTTAGCGTATAACTATTTAAATGCGAAAGATGTAAACTCTATTGAAGCGGAAATTACTGGTGATGCTTTCGCTTTTAATCCAGTTGTTGGTAATGCAAATGATGACGTATTATCCTATTCTAAATATGGAGATACCCATCGTTTTATTGGTGTTGCTAGTAAAAAGTTTAGCTACGGAAAAGATAAATGGTCCACTACAATCTCTACATTCTTTGAGTATGCGCAAGGCGGACGTTTTAACTACACTTATGGTGGGGATTTAAACGGAGACGGATCGAATCTTAATGATTTACTATACGTACCAACAAGTTCCGAATTACAACAAATGCAATTCTCGGGTGCCGGACAAGCAGAAGCTTATGAAGCTTTCATTCAGCAAGATGATTATTTAAGTGATCGTCGTGGAGATTATGTAGAACGTTATGGCGCTTTAGCTCCATGGAGAGGACGTTGGGATCTTAAATTATTACAAGATTATAAATTTAAAGTAGCTGGAGAGAAAACCAATACCATACAATTAAGTGTCGATGTATTAAACGTAGGAAACTTAATTAGTAGTGATTGGGGACTGGTTCAACAACCAACATCTGTGCAACCAATAGGTGTAGATGTTGACGCTTCAGGTGTACCAACTTATACTTTTACTGGCGTGCAAGAAACTTTTTCTTATGACAGTAGTTTATTATCTAGATGGCAAGCA